ACTTGGACTTTTCGAAAGCCCTTTTTATTTTGAAACCAAAGCAGGACTAATCTATGCTGAGGTTAAAGGGAAACGGGTAAAGGTTGCCCTTACTTCTCCTAAAGATTTAAAGCTCAACCTGGTTTTACGTACAGACTATGATTGGTTTTTAGCCCACTTTGTAAACACCGGTGTTCCTCATACAGTTATCTTCTGGGAGGACATAGAAAACGCACCGGTAACCAAGATAGGGCCTAAAATAAGATACCACGAAGCCTTTAGTCCAGCAGGAACCAACGTTAACTTTATAAACATCGTAGAAAAAGACGGTCAGAAAATTATCCAAATAAGGACTTATGAAAGAGGGGTCGAAGGAGAAACACTTGCTTGTGGGACCGGTTCTGCAGCTTCAGCATATATAGCCTATAAACTTGGTCTGGTAAACTCTCCGGTAAACGTTCTTACCAGAGGTGGAGAGCTTTTAACCATTTACATTGAAGAAAATGAGAATAAAATCTACTTAGAAGGAGATACCCTTTTGGTGTTTAAAGGGACAATTTTCGAAGACGCTTTAAAATAAATAAGGAGGGCATTAAAAATGAACCTGCAGGGCTCTATAGTAGCCTTAGTTACCCCTTTTAAAGATGGAAAGGTAGATGAAACTTCTTTGAGAGGATTAATTCGCTGGCACCTTCAACAAGGCACAGACGGAATTCTTGTCCTTGGAACAACCGGAGAAGCCGCAACCTTGGAAAAAGAAGAGAGAAAAAGGGTTATGGAAATAGCCCTTGAAGAGGCCAAAGGTAAGGTACCTCTTATCGTTGGTACAGGAACAAACAACACAGCAAGAGTTCTTGAATATACAAAACTTGCCGAAGAGATGGGGTTTGATGCAGCCCTTATCGTTACTCCTTATTACAACAAACCAACCCAAAATGGCCTTTACGCTCACTATAGCTACATCGCTAAACAAACCAAAATACCTATCATCTTATATAATGTGCCTGGCAGAACCTCGGTAAACATGCTCCCTGATACCACCGCCAAATTGGCAGAAATAGAAAACATCATCGCCATCAAAGAAGCCTGTGGGGATATAAAGCAGGTTACCGAACTTTTGATGAGATGTCCAAAAGATTTTATAGTGCTTTCAGGGGATGACTTTACTGCCCTGGCTACGGTATTTTTAGGAGGAAAAGGGGTAATTTCTGTGGTTGCCAACGTAACCCCTAAGGAAATGGCAGCCCTTATGCGTTATGCCCTAAGCGGGGATATTGCCAAGGCCAACGAACTAAACCTTTACCTTTATCCGTTATACAAGGCTATGTTCATAGAAACCAACCCTGCACCTGCTAAACATGCCCTTTGGCTCATGGGAAAGATTGAAACCCCTGAGGTAAGACTACCTCTTGCTGGGTTAACAGAAAGTTCAGCAGAACAATTAAAGAAACTGTTACAAGAAAAATATAAACTTATCTAACCCCCCTATCAGGGCCAAATGTTCCACGTGGAACATTTGGCCCTGACTGTTTTTTTTTGAAGTTCAGGCTCAAAATAACTATATGGATTCATATCCATCTAAAGGTTTTATGGCAAAAATTAAAATCACTCAGCAAAGGCATAAAAAGCTTCTAAGGTAAAGGGAAAAAACTGAAAAATTCCAAGACTCAATTTCTAATTTTGGCATGTTTTCTCCATACATGTGAAGAAATTACAAAGTCTCACCAAATTATTTGTTAATAGGCTTTAAGCTTTTCAAAAGACAAAGTAGATGGTAATATAATAAAAAACAACTCTTTTAGTGCGGCAGGAGGGGCAAATGAAAGTAATTGCCTTTAACGGAAGTCCAAGGAAGCAGGGAAACACCCAAAAAGTGCTTGAACTCTTGGCAGACGAGCTAACTTCTCAAGGGATAAAAACCGAGATCATTCAGGTTGGAGATAAAGCCATCAGAGGATGTCTTGCCTGTTATACCTGCAGGAAAAAACAGAACGAAAGGTGTGCTATAGAGGATGAGGTAAACGATTGGATTCAGATGATGAAAAAGGCTGACGGGATAGTTTTGGCATCTCCTGTTTATTTTTCTGGGATAGCAGGGACGATGAAATGTTTTTTAGATCGAGCTTTTTTAGTTTCTGCGGTAAACGGGAATCTTTTTAGGCACAAGGTTGGGGCTGCTATCGCAGTATGTAGAAGGGCAGGTGGTGTTGCCACCTACGACCAACTTTTACATTACCTAACTTATGCAGAAATGGTTGTGGCTACCTCTAACTACTGGAACGGAGTATTTGGGCTCAGTCCTGGAGAGGTTTTACAAGACGAGGAAGGAAAACAAATAGTAAGGATTTTAGCTAAAAATTTAGCCTGGTTACTAAAGACTACCCAAGGGAAAAGGGCGAAAAGCTTAAGTCCAGAAATAGAGCCCAAAATATTTACCAATTTTATAAGATAATTTTTCTTAAAAAGAGGTGTTCCACGTGGAACACAAGGTTTCTCAAAACGAAGATTTAAAATCTTTCTTAAAAAGTACCTTCTATTTTAATCGGCTGTCTGAAGATGACCTCTCTAAACTTAGTGAAATCGCTATGGTCAAAAAATTTTCCAAAAAAGAACATATCTTTGCTGAAGGAGACAGAGCTACCGGATTTTATCTGGTAAAAGACGGCTGGATAAAAATTTACAAACTTTCTCCAGAAGGCAAGGAAATGGTAGTACATATCTTTGGATCTGGGGAAATTTTCGGAGAAATAGTATTGGCTGGGGTGGGAGAATATCCTGCCTGGGCACAGGCTCTTACAGAAACCGAAGTAATATTTTTTGAAAAGAACCTTTTTAAAAGCTTGATCGGAAGATCACCAGATTTATGCCTTACTCTTTTATCTGCCTTTGCCTTCAAAATAAAAGACTTGCTCCATAGCCTTGAGAATATAACTTTAAAAGATGCTAAAGAGAGACTCCTAAAGTTTCTTTATCACGCTGCCAAGGCTTCTCCAGAAAGACTTATAAAACTTGAAATCCCTAAATCTCAATTAGCTTTGCTTTTAGGTATTACCCCAGAAACTTTTTCAAGGCTTTTAAAGAAACTTGAGGAAGATGGATTTATTAAGGTTGATGGCAAGCAAATCTGGGTTAATGATAGAGTTTTAACCTAACTAAACCTAGTTTAAGTTTAAACATGCAACAGCTTTACCTTATACAAAAAAGGAGGGGACATCTTGATGAAAATAGCCTTTATCTGTACAGGAAACTCTGCAAGAAGTCAGATGGCTGAAGGTTATGCTAAACATTTTGCAAATCTTTATAAGCTGAATATAGAAGTATACTCAGCTGGTTCAAACCCTGCTTCAAGTATAAACCCCTTAGCCATAAAGGTTATGGCTGAAGAAGGGATAGATCTATCTTCTCAAAGGCCCAAATCTTTTCAGGAAATCCCGTTTGATCAGATCAATATAGTTATAACCCTTTGTGGAGACGCTAAAGAAACCTGCCCTTATGTTCCTGCCCAGAAAAGAGAACACTGGGGACTTCCTGACCCTGCTAAAGCTGAAGGAACTGAAGAAGAAAGATTAAAAATTTTTCGCAAGGTCAGAGATGAAATAAAAGAAAAAGTTAAAAAACTTATCCTTTCCCTTAAAAACCCATAAACTTCATCTATCCCTAATTTTTATAAAAATTTAAAAACCTTTTAACATAGTTTTAACCTTTCTCTTTTATCTTTCTTATTAACAAAATAACCCAAAACATCACAAGGAGGTGACTTATGAACCAGGAGTTTTTTATAAGCCTAATTAGAAGTTGTATAAAAGATTGGGGACTAAAAGTTTTTGATAAATCTCCTGTTTTGACAGAATTTTTTAACTATCAAAAAGTAGCGAACCTAAAAGATTTTTCTTACAAAGGGTGGTATGAAAACGATCTCTTAGGGCTAATTATGGTGATAACTGCTGAAAAAAAACTAGTAATCCAGTATGCCAAAAAGGTATATCCCCATTTTATGATAGACTTTAACCTACTTAAAAACTTAGACCCATTCTGTTTAAAGTCTTTTCAAGAACTCATTCAGGAATTAACCCAAAAGGTATTAGATAGATTAAATCAAAAGAACCTAAAATTTTGTATTAAAACTCAAGAATTTTTCAGGTCTTCTAATTTATCTCAAAGTTTTTCTGGAATGTTAAATCTTTCCTTTAGTTATAGAATACCTCCCATAGGAGATTTAAGTTTTTATTTAATAAGTGGTCCCAAGGAATATCTTGCTAAGAGAAACTTAGATTCAGGATATTTAAACTCTTTTTATAATCCTCAAAAGGCCTACTTGGTTGCCTAAACATATCTATAACTATGAATATGTATTTTTTTAATTTAGACCGTAGACTTAGAGACCTTGTGATTAAGGTTCCCGCGATTCATTTTGAAGTGTTTGTCAGAGAAGCCTTTTTACTTTTTATGAAAGATGAAAACTTTAATCTCCTTCCAGTCATAAACTACGATGAATTCGTGGTAGGACAACTTCAGAGGAGGAGGTTTTTAGAGCATATCATTTTAGGAAAGTATGGATACGGAATCCATCTAAATGGGAATAAAAAGGTAAGAGATGTGATGGAACCCCCAGGTTTAACCCTTGAGGCTTCTAATACCATAGAAGAAGCTGCGATGCAACTACAAAATAGAACCTATCCTCATACTTATGATGACATAATCGTAGTAGAAAAAGGAAGGTATTTAGGGGTGGTATCGGTGTCTCTTTTGATAGAGGCCTTAGCTCAAAAATCACTGATGCTTGCCAAAGATGCTAATCCTCTTACAGGCCTTCCTGGAAACTGGGCTATCAAAAATGTAATAGAAGAAAGAATATCAAAAATGGAAGATTTTGACGTAATCTACATAGACATAAACCATTTCAAACCTTTTAACGATAAATATGGATTCGCTAAGGGTGATGAGGTCATCATATCTCTTGGTGAAATAATAAAAGAAACAGTAAATGGAAAGAAAAACACTTTTGTTGGCCACATCGGAGGGGATGATTTTATAGTAATATGCCCACCAGAGACTTCCTTAGAAATAGCAGAAAAGATTAAAGAAGAATTTGAAAAACTTTTGCCAGATTTTCATGGAAAAGACTTTTTAACTGGATATTATCTTTCTAAAGACAGAGAGGGTAAAGAAAAAAACTTCCCTCTCCTTTCTCTAACCTTTGCCATAGTAAGTAGCACTAACAGGAAAATAACCTCTTATGCCCATTTAGCTTCTATAGCCTCAGAGGTCAAAGCTAAAGCTAAGAGTATGGCAAGAGAGGCAAAAAATTCTGTAATCTTTAAGGATAGAAGAAAAGACAAGACTACGGAGGTTAGCTTTTATGAACGAAACGAACTTTTTTCTTCTTGAAAGTCATCTTGATATTTACCTTCAACCTGTAGTAAATCTTGACACAGGGAAGGTGTTAGGGTTTGAAGCTTTAGTAAGAGGTATTAATCAAGAAAAAAACCTAATCATCCCTCCTAACGTGCTTTTTGAATTAGCTAAAAAACAGGGAGTTCTGATAGAATTTGATCGTACCTGTAAAGCACTGGCTATGAAAAAATTCAAAGAATTTGGGTTAGAACGGGACTTTTTACTCTTTCTCAACGTTAACAGCGAAACGATCGACCTTGGACTTGCAGGAACTAACTGGATTAAGAAAAAGGCTAAATACTATGGGATAAGCCCTGAAAGTATCGTAGTGGAAATAAGCGAGGCTAAAATTGCACATACTGAAAAACTGGTATCTTTTGTAGAAAAGTACTTAAGTTATGGATTTTTAATAGCTCTTGATGACTTTGGGGTTAGGCATTCAAATTTAGAGAGGTTAGTACTTCTTGATATACATTATGTAAAATTAGCCAAACCCTTTATTCAAGACCTAAATAACTTCAAAAAGAAACAAAAACTTTTAGAGGTAATGTATATCTTAAGTCAAAAAATAGGCTTTTTTGTCGTTGCAGAAGGAGTAGAAACCTGGGAGGAAGCTCTTTTCTTAAAAGCTCAAAAAATTCCCTTAGCCCAGGGATATCTTTTTGCCCATCCCAATCCTAACCCTAAAGAGGCTCTCTTCTTAGCAGAAAAGAGACTTAGAGAATTAGAAAGGATAGGGGCTAATCCGCAACCATTAGGATTAATTAACCCTCTATTTCCATCTCCTTGAAGGAACATCTTCTATCGTATCCTTTCGGACAAAAAGTACCTTGATGGTTTCATACTCACTAAAAGCTTCTTTTACCATGTTCTCTACATCTGATAATATCTTACTCACCTGAAACCTTACCATTACATCCTTAAGGTTTGTATCGTGGCTTAACAAAAACAGAGCATCCCACATTATGATACTTGAAATTTTAGCCCCTATCTTGTTATTAAGCACATCTCTTATGCTTTTAATGTCATCCACACAACCGATAAGAGCTCCCATAAGATAAGGGGCAAAATATACCCCTGAAACCAAAGTATAAAACCTGAAGATATCAGTCTCAGTTATAATCCCAACTACCCTGAGATTTCTATCTACCACAGGTAGGCCTGAAACTTTATTTTCAAGCATGATGACAGAGGCCTTTTCTATGGTTTCATCTGGATAGGTATATATAGGATCTTTGGTCATAACTTGTTTTATTGGAATATTTTTTAACTCCTGAAAAAATTCATCAAACCTGGGATCTTTGATGATGTCTTTAGCTTTATAAGGAAGTAATCCTTTTATGTCGGTAAGGGTTATGATACCGGTAAGTTTACCATTCTTAGTAATAGGGATCTTCCTAAAGGTTTTAAAATCTTCTAAAATCTTAAAAGCTTTTTCTAAGGTTTCATCTTCTTCTAAGGTTACTACATTTTCTGTCATCCAATCTTTAACAAGCATTCTAACCCCCTTTGTGTTAAATTTTTAAAAATCTTTGCTATATACTTTTATTATAGGAATCTAACCGACTGAATCAAGAGGTTTTTGTAACTTTTTTATGAAAAAATATTTTTGGTGAGTTTTTATTTTATTTATGATTCTGTAAAGACCAG
Above is a genomic segment from Thermodesulfobacterium commune DSM 2178 containing:
- the dapF gene encoding diaminopimelate epimerase, with the translated sequence MSIERLESEKEGISFYKLCASGNDFIVILNFSGEISPEEGRELAKKLCRPKFSVSADGLILLEKSSNPQAKFAWRFFNSDGSEAEMCGNGARCVARLVTELGLFESPFYFETKAGLIYAEVKGKRVKVALTSPKDLKLNLVLRTDYDWFLAHFVNTGVPHTVIFWEDIENAPVTKIGPKIRYHEAFSPAGTNVNFINIVEKDGQKIIQIRTYERGVEGETLACGTGSAASAYIAYKLGLVNSPVNVLTRGGELLTIYIEENENKIYLEGDTLLVFKGTIFEDALK
- the dapA gene encoding 4-hydroxy-tetrahydrodipicolinate synthase, which codes for MNLQGSIVALVTPFKDGKVDETSLRGLIRWHLQQGTDGILVLGTTGEAATLEKEERKRVMEIALEEAKGKVPLIVGTGTNNTARVLEYTKLAEEMGFDAALIVTPYYNKPTQNGLYAHYSYIAKQTKIPIILYNVPGRTSVNMLPDTTAKLAEIENIIAIKEACGDIKQVTELLMRCPKDFIVLSGDDFTALATVFLGGKGVISVVANVTPKEMAALMRYALSGDIAKANELNLYLYPLYKAMFIETNPAPAKHALWLMGKIETPEVRLPLAGLTESSAEQLKKLLQEKYKLI
- a CDS encoding flavodoxin family protein; this translates as MKVIAFNGSPRKQGNTQKVLELLADELTSQGIKTEIIQVGDKAIRGCLACYTCRKKQNERCAIEDEVNDWIQMMKKADGIVLASPVYFSGIAGTMKCFLDRAFLVSAVNGNLFRHKVGAAIAVCRRAGGVATYDQLLHYLTYAEMVVATSNYWNGVFGLSPGEVLQDEEGKQIVRILAKNLAWLLKTTQGKRAKSLSPEIEPKIFTNFIR
- a CDS encoding Crp/Fnr family transcriptional regulator, with product MEHKVSQNEDLKSFLKSTFYFNRLSEDDLSKLSEIAMVKKFSKKEHIFAEGDRATGFYLVKDGWIKIYKLSPEGKEMVVHIFGSGEIFGEIVLAGVGEYPAWAQALTETEVIFFEKNLFKSLIGRSPDLCLTLLSAFAFKIKDLLHSLENITLKDAKERLLKFLYHAAKASPERLIKLEIPKSQLALLLGITPETFSRLLKKLEEDGFIKVDGKQIWVNDRVLT
- a CDS encoding arsenate reductase ArsC, with translation MKIAFICTGNSARSQMAEGYAKHFANLYKLNIEVYSAGSNPASSINPLAIKVMAEEGIDLSSQRPKSFQEIPFDQINIVITLCGDAKETCPYVPAQKREHWGLPDPAKAEGTEEERLKIFRKVRDEIKEKVKKLILSLKNP
- a CDS encoding GGDEF domain-containing protein — its product is MYFFNLDRRLRDLVIKVPAIHFEVFVREAFLLFMKDENFNLLPVINYDEFVVGQLQRRRFLEHIILGKYGYGIHLNGNKKVRDVMEPPGLTLEASNTIEEAAMQLQNRTYPHTYDDIIVVEKGRYLGVVSVSLLIEALAQKSLMLAKDANPLTGLPGNWAIKNVIEERISKMEDFDVIYIDINHFKPFNDKYGFAKGDEVIISLGEIIKETVNGKKNTFVGHIGGDDFIVICPPETSLEIAEKIKEEFEKLLPDFHGKDFLTGYYLSKDREGKEKNFPLLSLTFAIVSSTNRKITSYAHLASIASEVKAKAKSMAREAKNSVIFKDRRKDKTTEVSFYERNELFSS
- a CDS encoding EAL domain-containing protein, which translates into the protein MNETNFFLLESHLDIYLQPVVNLDTGKVLGFEALVRGINQEKNLIIPPNVLFELAKKQGVLIEFDRTCKALAMKKFKEFGLERDFLLFLNVNSETIDLGLAGTNWIKKKAKYYGISPESIVVEISEAKIAHTEKLVSFVEKYLSYGFLIALDDFGVRHSNLERLVLLDIHYVKLAKPFIQDLNNFKKKQKLLEVMYILSQKIGFFVVAEGVETWEEALFLKAQKIPLAQGYLFAHPNPNPKEALFLAEKRLRELERIGANPQPLGLINPLFPSP
- a CDS encoding CBS domain-containing protein is translated as MLVKDWMTENVVTLEEDETLEKAFKILEDFKTFRKIPITKNGKLTGIITLTDIKGLLPYKAKDIIKDPRFDEFFQELKNIPIKQVMTKDPIYTYPDETIEKASVIMLENKVSGLPVVDRNLRVVGIITETDIFRFYTLVSGVYFAPYLMGALIGCVDDIKSIRDVLNNKIGAKISSIIMWDALFLLSHDTNLKDVMVRFQVSKILSDVENMVKEAFSEYETIKVLFVRKDTIEDVPSRRWK